One window from the genome of Candidatus Chlorohelix allophototropha encodes:
- a CDS encoding branched-chain amino acid ABC transporter substrate-binding protein yields MNSVTRKFRLLALLVVSFTVMALLAACGDNTATPVPATTAAATKAATTAAGATTAAATTAAGATTAAGATTAAGATTAAGATTAAAGATSGTIRIYSSLPLTGSSKAQAETLVNAAKLALDDFTGGTGKIGNFTIDYVALDDATAAKGQWDADQEKANANKALNDPDAMIYLGTFNSGAAKVSIPLLNPANIAMISPANTYPGLTRAAKGVTEQGEPDVYYPAKTRNYFRVVTADDVQGPADVEFIKSLNAKTVFVIDDSQAYGKGVADAVAATCTSAGLDCSNRASITGKETDYKSLAATVKSKNPDAIFFGGITQQQAGKLVADIRAAGIKAPFIGPDGINEEAFIKDGGAAAEGVYSSIAGTPDDKLPAKGQDFLKRYKAKYGNVEAYTIYGYEMMSVALTAIKTAGVKDRKAILAAVAATKDFDGVLGKWSFDKNGDTTLTDFVIDQVKDGKWVNFTVVKPKFTPGS; encoded by the coding sequence ATGAATAGTGTGACCAGGAAATTCCGGTTGCTTGCTTTGCTGGTAGTTTCTTTCACCGTGATGGCTCTGTTGGCTGCTTGCGGCGACAATACTGCCACTCCAGTTCCCGCTACCACTGCCGCAGCTACTAAAGCAGCTACCACTGCTGCTGGCGCTACCACCGCTGCAGCTACCACTGCCGCTGGCGCTACTACTGCTGCCGGTGCTACTACTGCCGCTGGCGCTACTACTGCTGCTGGCGCTACTACCGCCGCTGCCGGTGCTACTAGCGGTACCATTCGCATTTACTCAAGCTTGCCGTTGACCGGTTCGAGCAAGGCTCAAGCCGAAACTTTAGTAAACGCCGCGAAATTGGCGCTGGATGACTTTACCGGCGGTACCGGCAAAATCGGTAATTTCACCATTGACTACGTGGCGTTGGATGATGCTACCGCTGCCAAAGGTCAGTGGGATGCCGATCAGGAAAAAGCAAACGCCAACAAGGCGCTGAATGATCCTGATGCAATGATCTACCTTGGTACTTTCAACTCCGGTGCTGCCAAAGTTTCTATCCCGTTGCTAAACCCTGCTAACATTGCGATGATCAGCCCTGCCAATACTTATCCGGGTCTAACCCGCGCTGCCAAAGGCGTGACTGAGCAAGGTGAGCCGGATGTATATTATCCTGCCAAGACTCGCAACTACTTCCGTGTAGTAACCGCGGACGATGTACAGGGTCCTGCCGATGTTGAGTTTATCAAGTCCTTAAACGCCAAGACCGTTTTCGTAATCGATGACTCCCAAGCTTATGGTAAGGGCGTTGCCGATGCAGTTGCTGCTACTTGCACCTCTGCTGGTCTGGATTGCAGCAATCGCGCTTCGATCACCGGTAAAGAAACCGACTACAAGTCTTTGGCTGCTACTGTCAAGTCCAAGAACCCAGATGCCATCTTCTTTGGTGGTATTACCCAGCAGCAGGCTGGTAAACTGGTAGCCGACATCCGCGCTGCCGGTATCAAGGCTCCTTTCATTGGTCCTGACGGTATTAACGAAGAAGCTTTCATCAAGGACGGTGGCGCTGCTGCTGAAGGCGTGTACTCCAGCATTGCCGGTACTCCTGATGACAAATTGCCTGCCAAAGGTCAAGACTTCCTGAAGCGCTACAAAGCCAAATACGGCAACGTAGAAGCCTACACCATTTACGGTTACGAGATGATGAGCGTCGCTTTGACCGCTATCAAGACCGCTGGCGTAAAGGATCGCAAGGCTATTCTAGCCGCTGTAGCTGCTACCAAGGATTTCGATGGCGTGCTCGGCAAGTGGAGCTTTGACAAGAACGGCGATACTACCCTGACCGACTTCGTGATCGATCAGGTCAAGGATGGCAAGTGGGTCAACTTCACCGTAGTGAAGCCGAAGTTCACTCCCGGTTCCTAA
- a CDS encoding ABC transporter ATP-binding protein translates to MIKAENLTKYYGRRKVVREVSFEVERGEIVGLLGPNGAGKTTTMRMITGYLNASGGRAVVAGFDVSENPLEVRKRLGYLPETVPLYNDMTVQAYLDFTAKLRGVPSRDRRRRIAEVIDMCRISDVAGRVIGKLSRGYRQRVGLAQAIVHNPDVIILDEPTVGLDPRQIIEIRHVIRNLAGNHSMILSTHILQEVNTLCDRVIIINQGRVLVDDTLANLERQGQESERLQLEVRGNSGLILHTLQSLPGITQANLNQKDDVEPGTINRYTVDGEPGGDPREAIVSALTANGFGLLELKTAVPTLEEIFVKIITEDLPIEDEFETKNQQEENLDESEEEEDEELDDAPAVSKNGIKQAPSFLSENEDGELIEPDSSDKRDSDRKK, encoded by the coding sequence ATGATTAAAGCCGAGAATTTAACCAAGTATTACGGGCGCCGTAAAGTTGTACGTGAAGTCAGCTTCGAAGTTGAACGCGGCGAAATTGTCGGTTTGCTCGGGCCTAATGGCGCGGGTAAAACCACTACCATGCGCATGATTACTGGATACCTCAATGCCAGCGGTGGCAGGGCGGTAGTTGCGGGCTTCGATGTCAGCGAAAACCCCCTAGAAGTACGAAAGCGGTTAGGCTATTTGCCCGAAACCGTACCCCTTTATAATGATATGACCGTACAGGCATATTTGGATTTTACTGCCAAGCTAAGAGGAGTACCATCCCGTGACCGCCGTCGCCGAATCGCAGAAGTGATTGATATGTGCCGAATCTCCGATGTGGCAGGTCGGGTAATAGGCAAACTCTCACGCGGTTACAGACAAAGGGTCGGGTTAGCGCAAGCTATCGTACATAACCCTGACGTAATTATTCTGGACGAACCAACAGTAGGTTTAGACCCGCGCCAGATAATCGAAATCCGCCATGTTATTCGCAATTTGGCGGGAAACCACTCAATGATACTCAGTACGCACATCCTGCAAGAAGTCAACACCTTGTGCGACCGGGTAATTATTATTAATCAGGGGCGCGTACTGGTTGATGATACTCTAGCCAATCTGGAAAGACAGGGGCAAGAGAGCGAACGTTTGCAACTGGAAGTACGAGGGAATTCTGGGTTAATTCTGCATACTTTGCAAAGTCTGCCCGGTATAACCCAAGCCAATCTCAACCAAAAAGATGATGTAGAACCGGGAACAATTAATCGGTACACCGTAGATGGAGAACCCGGTGGCGACCCTCGTGAGGCTATAGTATCTGCTCTTACCGCTAATGGCTTTGGTTTGTTAGAACTTAAAACTGCCGTTCCTACCCTTGAGGAAATCTTCGTAAAAATTATTACTGAAGATTTGCCTATCGAAGATGAGTTCGAAACCAAAAACCAGCAAGAGGAAAATCTGGATGAAAGCGAAGAGGAAGAAGATGAGGAGTTGGATGACGCACCTGCTGTTTCCAAAAATGGAATCAAACAGGCTCCTTCCTTCCTAAGCGAAAATGAAGACGGCGAGTTAATTGAACCCGATTCGTCGGACAAGCGCGATTCGGACAGGAAAAAATAA